One window of Saccharomyces kudriavzevii IFO 1802 strain IFO1802 genome assembly, chromosome: 10 genomic DNA carries:
- the ZAP1 gene encoding Zap1p (similar to Saccharomyces cerevisiae ZAP1 (YJL056C); ancestral locus Anc_1.326), with the protein MDALTPRDSPKRDGSMTTAASAKPDALAMGKEGIVHGHIHNYNNMTYIHGHLHHSVPVDDGVADAASDAAAAAAFASDASHGTGTDCHPDEKCKEYADCQHFEFLNYHNNSSLAKYNDTAPYNTNGHPFANNFHSIVANPTSPQPDSQKILSRRKDSWSNDDLILLPSVKKSKPDPQPESDDCYCTPKILEICCDETHPTGTSNAKHDKSYEAANKFKPEDDGDIIIVTDVKNDHLMSNLNVHEQNYNTNGHETQIHNNSMSDSFSQLMSHLSEIDCGLTCDTPCTTRTSTTSANSTTNDSKSAQDHHSLNNDDIFHKYCRFCEEKTDNQPCSKHMHLDSKQPQVTSKCSSLPLPGNTLQGTNHAYHEHILNTDTDLKILEDLCNISSLYEVPFGKHMNHHNHNCADAGDVDSAVASHGDGNQTMNLLLSSINRCNPKNNVNLSNNTTAAGKMATDLQHHHHRIQLHSHKANRDSNTNNFPTTVTNAEASLTNNDLNELISREYSYERFKNQSEPPLQPKIIHQTQKNRRSWPTKDFDSTNFSSLEDSLSSSVSPPAQTTSTINFNWCFKEEKNNDLKCKWKECPESCSSLFDLQKHLLKDHVSQDFKDPMEPLACNWDDCDFLGDDTCSIVNHINCQHGINFDIQFANPDSFLPGDLSKEKHHLLHCPNPQTHELSKSNVSLDLSLSIDDVPTMPLPKQPEQVICQWDNCNRSFANAQELNDHLEAIHLTRGKSEYQCLWHDCHRTFPQRQKLIRHLKVHSKYKPYKCKTCKRCFSSEETLVQHTRTHSGEKPYKCHICNKKFAISSSLKIHIRTHTGEKPLQCKICGKRFNESSNLSKHIKTHKKKYKCSDCSKSFDDLVKLNSHKVKCSLERKSYL; encoded by the coding sequence ATGGATGCTTTGACTCCCAGGGACTCTCCCAAGCGCGATGGTTCGATGACCACTGCTGCCTCTGCTAAGCCGGATGCTCTGGCTATGGGCAAGGAAGGCATTGTCCATGGACACATCCATaattataataatatgACCTACATACATGGTCACTTACACCACAGTGTTCCTGTGGACGACGGTGTTGCTGATGCTGCCAGTGATGCGGCTGCTGCCGCTGCATTTGCGTCTGACGCTAGCCACGGTACGGGTACTGATTGTCATCCTGATGAGAAATGCAAAGAGTATGCTGATTGCCAGCACTTCGAGTTCTTGAACTACCACAATAATTCCTCGTTAGCGAAGTATAATGATACGGCGCCGTATAACACTAATGGCCATCCTTTCGCGAACAATTTTCATTCGATAGTTGCTAATCCTACAAGCCCCCAACCGGATTCTCAAAAGATCCTGTCACGTAGGAAGGACTCTTGGTCTAACGACGATTTGATACTGCTGCCCTCCGTGAAGAAGAGCAAGCCGGATCCGCAGCCTGAATCTGATGACTGTTATTGTACGCCCAAGATCTTGGAGATTTGTTGTGACGAAACTCATCCCACAGGGACGTCTAATGCTAAGCACGATAAATCCTATGAGGCTGCTAATAAGTTCAAACCTGAGGATGATGGCGATATTATAATAGTCACAGATGTGAAAAATGACCATTTAATGTCAAATCTTAACGTCCATGAGCAGAACTACAACACGAATGGCCATGAAACACAAATTCACAATAATAGTATGTCTGATAGTTTCTCTCAATTGATGTCTCACCTATCAGAAATAGATTGCGGTTTGACTTGTGACACCCCATGCACCACCAGGACCAGCACCACCAGCGCCAACAGCACCACCAATGACTCGAAGTCTGCTCAAGATCATCATTCTTTGAATAACGACGACATTTTCCATAAATACTGCAGGTTTTGCGAGGAGAAAACCGATAATCAGCCGTGTTCCAAACATATGCACTTAGATTCCAAGCAACCTCAGGTGACGTCAAAATGCTCATCCTTACCACTGCCTGGCAATACTTTACAGGGCACAAATCATGCATATCACGAACATATTTTGAATACAGATACggatttgaaaatcttggaGGATTTATGcaatatttcttccttaTATGAAGTACCGTTTGGAAAACACATGAATCATCACAATCATAACTGCGCCGATGCCGGGGATGTTGATTCTGCTGTCGCGAGCCATGGCGATGGCAATCAAACTATGAATCTCTTACTATCAAGCATTAACAGGTGCAATCCCAAAAATAACGTTAATTTGAGCAACAACACCACTGCCGCCGGGAAAATGGCAACCGATCTCCAACACCATCACCATAGGATACAGTTGCATTCTCACAAAGCAAACAGAGACAGTAACACTAATAACTTTCCGACTACCGTAACGAACGCAGAGGCTAGTTTGACTAACAATGACTTGAATGAATTAATTTCAAGAGAATACAGCTAtgaaagattcaaaaatcaaagcgAACCGCCTTTGCAGCCCAAAATAATACAtcaaactcaaaaaaatcGTAGATCTTGGCCTACAAAGGATTTTGACTCAACTAATTTCAGCTCTTTAGAAGATTCATTATCTTCCAGTGTTTCCCCTCCCGCACAAACGACAAGTACCATAAATTTCAACTGGTGTtttaaagaagagaaaaacaatgaCTTGAAGTGTAAATGGAAAGAATGTCCAGAATCTTGTAGCTCATTATTTGATCTGCAAAAGCACCTATTAAAGGATCATGTctcacaagattttaaagaCCCTATGGAACCATTAGCTTGCAATTGGGATGATTGTGATTTCCTCGGGGATGATACGTGTTCCATTGTCAACCATATCAATTGCCAACATGGTATCAATTTCGACATTCAGTTTGCCAACCCAGATTCATTTTTACCTGGCGATCTCTCGAAGGAAAAACATCATTTACTGCATTGTCCGAACCCACAAACTCACGAACTTTCTAAATCCAATGTATCACTTGATCTGTCGTTATCGATAGATGACGTGCCCACTATGCCGTTACCTAAGCAGCCTGAACAAGTAATTTGTCAATGGGATAATTGCAATAGGTCGTTTGCTAACGCTCAAGAGTTAAACGACCATTTAGAAGCAATTCACTTAACTCGGGGTAAATCGGAATACCAGTGCCTATGGCATGACTGCCATCGTACGTTCCCGcaaagacaaaaattgATCCGTCATCTAAAGGTGCATTCAAAATACAAACCCTATAAATGCAAGACTTGTAAAAGATGTTTTTCTAGCGAAGAAACCTTGGTACAGCATACCAGAACGCATTCTGGTGAGAAACCTTACAAATGCCACATTtgtaataaaaaatttgcaaTCTCAAGTTCTTTAAAGATTCATATAAGAACTCATACTGGCGAAAAACCTTTACAATGTAAAATATGTGGTAAAAGATTTAACGAATCGTCGAATTTGAGCAAGCATATTAAGActcataaaaaaaaatacaaatgCTCCGACTGTTCTAAAAGTTTTGACGATTTAGTAAAATTGAACTCCCATAAAGTGAAATGCTCATTGGAAAGGAAATCATATCTATAA
- the LOG1 gene encoding Log1p (similar to Saccharomyces cerevisiae YJL055W; ancestral locus Anc_1.327), translated as MTMESSRGSSSNGSEEGGKSVCVYCGSSFGAKALYSESAEQLGALFYKLGWKLVYGGGTTGLMGKIARSTMGPDLSGHVHGIIPNALVSKERTEEDEEEVNKALLESVENHKGSTPISKEYGDTTIVPDMHTRKRMMANLSDAFVAMPGGYGTFEEIMECVTWSQLGIHNKPIILFNIDGFYDQLLDFLKHSIEEGFISAKNGEIVQVAFTPQEVIDKIEKYVVPEGRFNLNWNDEGRAHEDCAKH; from the coding sequence ATGACAATGGAAAGCAGTCGCGGTAGCAGCAGTAATGGGAGCGAAGAAGGTGGCAAGTCTGTGTGTGTTTACTGCGGGTCTTCATTTGGAGCCAAGGCTCTATACTCTGAGAGTGCAGAACAATTAGGAGCCCTTTTCTATAAGCTAGGATGGAAATTGGTATACGGTGGGGGTACTACCGGTTTGATGGGCAAGATAGCGAGGTCCACCATGGGTCCTGACTTGAGCGGACACGTGCACGGCATCATCCCTAATGCGCTGGTGTCCAAGGAAAGGACTGaggaggatgaagaagaagtcaaCAAGGCCCTGTTGGAATCTGTAGAAAACCATAAGGGCTCCACTCCCATCTCAAAAGAGTACGGAGATACTACAATTGTGCCAGACATGCATACTAGGAAGAGAATGATGGCCAATTTGAGTGATGCGTTTGTGGCCATGCCCGGTGGGTACGGGACTTTTGAAGAGATTATGGAGTGTGTCACGTGGTCCCAATTGGGTATTCACAATAAACCGATTATCTTGTTCAACATCGATGGGTTCTATGACCAATTGTTGGACTTCCTCAAACATTCTATTGAAGAGGGTTTCATAAGTGCGAAGAATGGGGAAATTGTGCAAGTTGCCTTCACCCCACAAGAAGTTATTGACAAAATAGAAAAGTATGTCGTCCCTGAAGGTCGTTTCAATTTGAATTGGAACGACGAAGGCCGCGCTCATGAGGATTGTGCCAAACACTAA
- the TIM54 gene encoding Tim22-complex subunit TIM54 (similar to Saccharomyces cerevisiae TIM54 (YJL054W); ancestral locus Anc_1.328), translating into MSSESGKPAGKPVRKPGYTNPAFKALGIPTLRLPSRNWMIFWSVLTVSIGGIAYDKYRQRQTLNRATELVKPLAEETMEVDKIPRKITVFIAPPPNDYLESSLKIWRRYVKPVLYYAGLDYELVEEDRQGTIRTNVADRIRELRREMLALTDEQPLKEPSTGQAAAKPKGSLSSKISSLLPLGRSGSEGSVDDEAFDPEMGKKFKKNFDWRNVIGIFYTTPKPTDIISEDSLVKDPILSGGVICLGRGAYKEYMAGIHEGLLGPIEKPEEHPPTEPKIIEVTEVEEIGSKADKSSLTALSDAKNDTDSEETTVRDDLKPDEEKTPEDSQVFKKPFITPEEYPDLQIAPELQTPDGGFIRNPNTNIPLLINQPLLVIPVPNLIGFTTIPTRICRFYQKRFYVENVCSNIVNCVRQTYIRPFDISKDIDLAKDEEKDWPQNWVKQGKEKNSEWTQELICDPRVTNHMFIYEDLSKEEPGSSI; encoded by the coding sequence ATGTCTTCTGAATCAGGAAAGCCTGCTGGTAAGCCTGTTAGGAAGCCTGGTTATACAAATCCGGCTTTCAAAGCCCTTGGCATACCTACTCTAAGACTGCCCTCCCGAAACTGGATGATCTTCTGGTCCGTGCTAACGGTATCCATCGGTGGCATAGCTTACGACAAGTACAGACAACGACAGACTTTGAACCGTGCGACAGAATTAGTGAAACCGTTGGCTGAAGAAACAATGGAAGTGGATAAAATTCCACGGAAGATCACTGTTTTCATTGCTCCTCCTCCAAACGATTATCTAGAAAgttcattgaaaatttggaggCGTTATGTTAAACCTGTGCTATATTATGCAGGGTTGGATTACGAATTGGTTGAAGAGGATAGACAAGGGACTATCAGAACTAATGTAGCAGACAGAATCAGAGAATTGAGAAGGGAAATGTTGGCGCTAACGGACGAGCAGCCACTAAAAGAGCCCAGCACAGGGCAAGCGGCAGCAAAACCAAAAGGTTCCTTATCAAGTAAGATCTCATCACTACTACCGCTCGGTAGAAGCGGCTCAGAGGGATCGGTGGATGATGAAGCATTCGATCCAGAAATGGGtaaaaagttcaagaagaacTTTGATTGGAGAAACGTCATTGGTATTTTCTATACAACGCCAAAACCAACGGATATAATAAGTGAAGATTCCTTGGTAAAGGATCCCATATTATCCGGAGGCGTTATCTGTCTAGGCAGAGGTGCATACAAGGAGTATATGGCTGGTATACATGAAGGCCTACTGGGTCCTATTGAGAAGCCCGAGGAACATCCACCTACGGAACCCAAAATAATTGAGGTGActgaagttgaagaaattgggTCAAAGGCAGACAAGTCTAGTCTTACCGCATTGTCGGATGCGAAAAACGACACTGACTCAGAAGAGACAACGGTGCGAGATGATTTGAAACCAGATGAGGAAAAGACTCCAGAAGACTCGCAAGTCTTTAAAAAGCCTTTTATAACTCCAGAAGAATATCCTGATTTGCAAATTGCCCCGGAATTGCAAACTCCAGATGGTGGGTTCATAAGAAACCCCAATACGAATATCCCACTTCTCATAAACCAACCGTTATTAGTCATCCCGGTACCCAACTTGATAGGCTTTACAACTATTCCAACAAGAATATGTCGTTTCTACCAAAAGCGTTTCTACGTCGAGAATGTGTGTTCCAATATAGTCAACTGTGTCCGACAGACGTATATTAGGCCGTTTGACATTTCAAAGGACATTGATTTGGCGaaagacgaagaaaaagactGGCCACAGAACTGGGTCAAACAgggtaaagaaaagaacagTGAATGGACCCAGGAATTAATATGCGATCCTAGAGTCACAAATCATATGTTTATTTATGAGGATTTATCCAAGGAAGAGCCCGGATCAAGTATTTGA
- the PEP8 gene encoding retromer subunit PEP8 (similar to Saccharomyces cerevisiae PEP8 (YJL053W); ancestral locus Anc_1.329), whose product MSIFFKPPIDIEILFDNEESRKHVDIAPRSSNSSYKSMKESLPVYEDGESLGGIVTMRVRDGKKVDHLGIKVSIIGSIDMIKSHGSSNSTSKKATSITSSSSSNGSVDIRKNSVDQFLCQSYDLCPAGELQHSQSFPFLFRDLSKRYESYKGRNVDVAYFVKVTVMRKSTDISKIKRFWVYLYNSVAAAPNTPSTHESQSNSEGVTADNDAADTANDDKPKNGAQGGAANGTQVLPVSHSSSDSKPVRLDIGIENCLHIEFEYAKSQYSLKEVIVGRIYFLLTRLRIKHMELSLITRESSGLQTSNVMTDSTAIRYEIMDGSSVKGETIPIRLFLSGYDLTPNMSCNYFNVKNYLSLVIIDEDGRRYFKQSEITLYRTR is encoded by the coding sequence AtgagtatttttttcaagccGCCAATTGACATCGAAATCCTTTTCGATAATGAGGAATCTCGCAAACACGTAGATATTGCACCAAGATCAAGTAATTCTAGTTACAAATCCATGAAGGAAAGCCTGCCCGTCTATGAGGACGGCGAATCCCTGGGTGGGATTGTTACTATGAGGGTCCGAGACGGTAAAAAGGTAGATCATCTGGGTATAAAGGTGTCCATCATCGGGTCCATTGATATGATTAAATCTCACGGTAGCAGCAATTCCACTTCCAAAAAGGCCACATCTATCAcctcatcttcatcttctaatGGCTCAGTGGATATACGGAAGAATTCCGTCGATCAGTTTTTGTGCCAAAGCTATGATCTTTGTCCTGCGGGTGAATTACAACATTCTCAAAGCTTTCCGTTTCTGTTCAGAGACTTGAGCAAAAGATACGAGTCTTATAAGGGCAGGAACGTGGATGTGGCGTATTTTGTTAAAGTTACCGTAATGAGGAAATCTACAGATATTtctaaaataaaaagattTTGGGTTTACCTTTATAATAGTGTAGCTGCGGCACCAAATACCCCTTCGACACATGAATCACAGTCGAACTCCGAAGGCGTTACTGCTGACAATGATGCAGCTGACACTGCGAACGATGACAAACCGAAAAACGGAGCTCAAGGCGGAGCGGCAAATGGTACTCAGGTTTTGCCAGTATCACATTCCAGTAGTGATTCCAAACCTGTTAGATTGGATATCGGAATCGAAAACTGTCTTCATATTGAGTTCGAATATGCTAAATCTCAGTACAGCTTAAAAGAAGTCATTGTAGGGcgtatatattttcttttaacaAGACTAAGAATAAAGCACATGGAACTAAGCTTGATTACAAGAGAATCCTCTGGCCTACAAACCTCCAATGTGATGACTGATTCGACAGCCATCCGATATGAAATCATGGACGGATCTTCAGTGAAAGGCGAGACGATCCCTATAAGACTATTTTTAAGCGGCTATGACCTAACGCCTAACATGAGTTGTAATTACTTCAATGtcaaaaattatttaaGTCTAGTTATCATCGATGAAGATGGTAGAAGATATTTCAAACAGTCGGAAATTACGTTGTACCGAACCCGATAG
- the TDH1 gene encoding glyceraldehyde-3-phosphate dehydrogenase (phosphorylating) TDH1 (similar to Saccharomyces cerevisiae TDH1 (YJL052W)): MVRIAINGFGRIGRLVLRLALERKNIEVVAVNDPFITNDYAAYMVKYDSTHGRYKGTVSHDDKHIIIDGRKIATFQERDPANLPWGSLKIDVAVDSTGVFKELDSAQKHIDAGAKKVVITAPSSTAPMFVVGVNHTKYTPDLKIVSNASCTTNCLAPLAKVINDAFGIEEGLMTTVHSMTATQKTVDGPSHKDWRGGRTASGNIIPSSTGAAKAVGKVLPELQGKLTGMAFRVPTVDVSVVDLTVKLEKEATYDQIKKAVKAAADGPMKGVLGYTEDAVVSSDFLGDTHASIFDASAGIQLSPKFVKLVSWYDNEYGYSARVVDLVEFVAKA; this comes from the coding sequence atggTCAGAATTGCTATTAACGGTTTCGGTAGAATCGGTAGATTGGTTTTGAGATTGGCTTTggagagaaaaaacattgaAGTTGTTGCTGTCAACGATCCATTCATCACTAACGACTATGCCGCTTACATGGTCAAGTACGACTCTACTCACGGTAGATACAAGGGTACTGTTTCCCATGATGACAAGCACATCATTATCGATGGTCGCAAGATCGCCACTTTCCAAGAAAGGGACCCAGCTAACTTGCCATGGGGTTCTCTAAAGATTGATGTTGCTGTTGACTCCACTGGTGTTTTCAAGGAATTGGACAGTGCTCAAAAGCACATTGATGCTGGTGCCAAGAAGGTTGTCATCACTGCTCCATCTTCCACCGCCCCAATGTTTGTTGTCGGTGTCAACCACACCAAATACACACCAGATTTGAAGATTGTTTCAAACGCTTCTTGTACCACCAACTGTTTGGCTCCATTGGCCAAGGTTATCAACGATGCTTTCGgtattgaagaaggtttGATGACCACTGTCCACTCCATGACCGCCACGCAAAAGACTGTCGATGGTCCATCCCACAAGGACTGGAGAGGTGGTAGAACCGCTTCCGGTAACATCATCCCATCCTCCACTGGTGCTGCCAAGGCTGTCGGTAAGGTCTTGCCTGAATTGCAAGGTAAGTTGACCGGTATGGCTTTCAGAGTCCCAACCGTCGACGTTTCCGTCGTCGACTTGACTGTCAAGTTGGAGAAGGAAGCTACTTACGATCAAATCAAGAAGGCTGTCAAGGCTGCTGCTGATGGTCCAATGAAGGGTGTTCTGGGCTACACTGAAGATGCCGTTGTCTCCTCTGACTTCTTGGGTGACACTCACGCCTCCATCTTCGATGCTTCCGCTGGTATCCAATTGTCTCCAAAGTTTGTCAAGTTGGTCTCCTGGTATGATAACGAATACGGTTACTCCGCCAGAGTCGTCGACTTGGTCGAATTTGTTGCCAAGGCTTAA